From one Staphylococcus kloosii genomic stretch:
- a CDS encoding biotin transporter BioY → MSTKNLVYTALMTAIIAVMGVIPSIPLPFMPVPIVFQNTGIFLAGILLGRKYGTISVIVFLLLVATGLPLLSGGRGGIGVFVGPSAGFLFLYPVVAFLIGLVRDKYFDKINFIVLIVTTLLIGVLLLDIVGTIIMGLITNLPISKAISLSFVFMPGDIIKAILASIIGNVMLNHSRFKQLMK, encoded by the coding sequence ATGTCCACAAAGAATTTAGTGTATACGGCATTAATGACTGCGATAATTGCAGTGATGGGAGTTATACCTTCAATACCACTTCCTTTTATGCCTGTACCTATAGTTTTTCAAAATACAGGTATTTTCTTAGCAGGTATTTTGTTAGGTAGAAAATATGGAACGATCAGTGTCATTGTGTTTTTATTACTTGTAGCAACAGGATTACCGCTATTATCAGGCGGTAGAGGTGGTATAGGCGTATTTGTAGGGCCTTCTGCCGGTTTCTTATTCTTATATCCGGTTGTAGCATTTTTAATCGGCTTAGTAAGAGATAAATATTTCGACAAAATTAACTTTATAGTATTAATAGTGACAACATTATTGATTGGCGTCTTATTACTTGATATAGTAGGAACAATAATAATGGGTCTCATTACAAACTTACCGATTTCTAAAGCAATTAGTTTGTCGTTTGTCTTTATGCCTGGTGACATTATAAAAGCGATTTTAGCGAGTATTATTGGTAATGTGATGTTAAATCATAGTAGATTTAAGCAATTAATGAAGTAA